One Gigantopelta aegis isolate Gae_Host chromosome 1, Gae_host_genome, whole genome shotgun sequence genomic region harbors:
- the LOC121368255 gene encoding uncharacterized protein LOC121368255, protein MRAIWTMLLTQTALSRQTICYDNTGVEDVNETPYPSKVTVNNVIEDSSIIKRKIITSDNNASEVTTVPSTRVFDNITTAMDTLGNITTAMDTLDNITTAMDALDNITTAMDALDNITTAMDALDNITTAMDALGNITTAMDALDNITTAMDALDNITTAMDALNNITTAMDALGNITTAMDAFDSTTEKAATTDAKKTSQDIDSSVTNISDTNRTFKEVFHKSLTTSNVLYTMIPITEYYNLNTIATNLPDNTNMTDKASLMVIGDYVSYVITPFFLATGLFGNVMTVIVMQSRAFSSMTMGTILTALSVSDTTFLLMHLFTKPFIIEIVGMDVRALSDESCKLFFILLKTAKMSSSWFVVLVCLERLVGVWFPLRARMINSRRHVVMAIAAICTTAITFNGFWSFSSKVVFNGTYCLVSYSYPAIAMKTKIFSIVGTLLYAGIPTVLLLIMTPAIIYRIQKQSRIRRQLSTARLSKYDTNQKSVAMLLSVSITYILLAFPIAAVFVVAMVQGENMFQSRDPVISVIRHVAQPLELLNYSINFFLYVAFSSKYRRRIGELICCRWRTGLKEQLTLT, encoded by the coding sequence ATGCGAGCAATATGGACTATGTTACTGACACAGACTGCCTTGTCACGTCAGACTATCTGTTATGACAACACTGGAGTCGAAGATGTCAATGAGACGCCCTATCCCAGTAAAGTGACTGTGAACAACGTCATAGAAGATTCGtctataataaaaagaaaaataatcacCAGTGACAACAACGCTTCTGAAGTAACCACTGTCCCATCTACACGGGTCTTTGACAACATCACGACAGCGATGGACACTCTTGGCAACATCACGACAGCCATGGACACTCTTGACAACATCACGACAGCCATGGACGCTCTTGACAACATCACGACAGCCATGGACGCTCTTGACAACATCACGACAGCCATGGACGCTCTTGACAACATCACAACTGCGATGGACGCTCTTGGCAACATCACGACTGCCATGGACGCTCTTGACAACATCACGACAGCCATGGACGCTCTTGACAACATCACGACAGCCATGGACGCTCTTAACAACATCACAACTGCGATGGACGCTCTTGGCAACATCACGACTGCCATGGACGCTTTTGACAGCACAACAGAGAAGGCGGCAACAACAGATGCCAAGAAAACATCTCAAGACATTGATTCTTCAGTTACGAACATCTCTGACACGAACAGGACTTTTAAGGAAGTTTTTCACAAGAGCTTGACTACCTCAAACGTACTTTACACGATGATTCCAATCACAGAATATTACAACTTGAACACGATTGCGACGAACCTCCCTGATAATACGAACATGACAGACAAAGCATCGCTGATGGTCATTGGCGACTATGTAAGCTACGTCATCACACCATTTTTCCTAGCAACAGGTCTTTTTGGCAACGTTATGACTGTCATAGTGATGCAGAGCAGAGCGTTCTCCTCAATGACTATGGGCACTATTCTAACCGCCCTGTCTGTGTCTGACACCACTTTCCTTCTGATGCATCTGTTCACGAAACCGTTCATCATCGAGATAGTAGGAATGGACGTCCGAGCTCTGAGTGACGAGTCCTGTAAGCTTTTCTTCATCCTCCTCAAAACGGCAAAGATGTCGTCCTCGTGGTTTGTCGTTCTCGTCTGTCTGGAGCGACTCGTCGGAGTCTGGTTTCCCCTGAGGGCGAGGATGATCAACAGCAGGCGTCACGTAGTCATGGCAATCGCTGCGATCTGTACCACAGCCATCACCTTCAACGGATTCTGGTCCTTTTCGTCGAAGGTAGTCTTTAACGGCACGTACTGTTTAGTCAGCTACTCCTACCCCGCCATTGCGATGAAAACGAAGATCTTCTCGATTGTGGGGACGCTGCTGTACGCTGGGATCCCGACAGTTCTTCTACTCATCATGACCCCAGCTATTATCTATCGTATTCAGAAGCAGTCCAGGATACGTAGACAGCTGTCGACCGCCCGTCTGAGTAAATATGACACAAATCAGAAGAGTGTTGCCATGCTCCTGAGTGTCTCGATCACGTACATACTCCTCGCCTTCCCTATAGCAGCCGTCTTCGTCGTCGCCATGGTCCAGGGAGAGAACATGTTCCAGAGCAGGGATCCTGTGATCTCTGTGATACGTCACGTTGCCCAGCCATTAGAACTGCTCAATTATTCCATCAACTTCTTTCTCTACGTCGCGTTCAGCAGCAAGTACCGTCGTCGTATTGGCGAACTCATCTGCTGTCGCTGGAGGACAGGTCTGAAAGAACAATTGACTCTAACTTAG
- the LOC121368265 gene encoding galanin-like G-protein coupled receptor npr-9 encodes MLLLTEETSQTICHVKKEVSTADVVSSGSDVLVKITTAKNSLDRSTTENDIRTEDVEPSSIHQSAAREAFLGGEPSTIIPKDINETTEKIRPSTATPTDANETSEDIRPSTATLTDANETSCILTTTEMSNVPKGISEYVSYVTTFLFVTMGIVGNVLTIVVMFGREFSSMTTSTILVALALSDTALLLMQPFTKVWLVRFLGVDVRALSDVSCKVFFTLFRTSKMCSSWFVVLVCLERLIAVWLPMRAHTICTKRNAVISLTVVLVTIITLNSFWSFTSRVVGNVCLVSYTYPAIVLKSKIFALTGTLVYAGIPTVLLCIMTPAIICRLTLQTKLRRKLSETSISHHATNNKTFAMLLSVMVAYIVLATPIVICMNIALIKGENLFQSRDRTLTVMREIAQPLELLNYSINFLLYVACSRMFRGRVAEMFGCKVARNLGRRSSSRSNSGLGRCNQGRSIIEI; translated from the coding sequence ATGCTGTTACTAACAGAAGAGACCAGTCAAACCATTTGTCACGTCAAAAAAGAGGTCAGTACCGCTGATGTTGTTTCTTCAGGCTCCGACGTCCTTGTCAAAATCACGACAGCCAAAAACTCCCTTGACAGAAGCACAACAGAGAACGATATACGAACAGAAGACGTTGAACCTTCATCCATACATCAAAGTGCCGCCAGGGAAGCCTTCCTAGGTGGTGAACCTTCAACCATAATCCCAAAAGATATAAACGAAACAACTGAAAAAATTCGACCTTCAACAGCAACACCAACTGATGCCAACGAAACATCAGAAGACATTAGACCTTCAACAGCAACACTAACTGACGCCAATGAAACATCTTGTATCCTAACCACGACGGAAATGTCAAATGTACCAAAGGGTATAAGCGAGTATGTTAGCTACGTCACCACGTTCCTGTTCGTAACGATGGGCATCGTTGGCAACGTGCTGACGATCGTAGTGATGTTCGGTCGCGAGTTCTCGTCTATGACAACGAGCACCATCCTCGTCGCCTTAGCTCTGTCGGACACGGCACTGCTCCTGATGCAGCCCTTTACAAAGGTGTGGCTCGTCCGATTCCTTGGCGTGGACGTGCGCGCGCTCAGCGACGTGTCGTGTAAGGTGTTCTTCACCCTCTTCAGGACGTCCAAGATGTGCTCGTCCTGGTTCGTCGTGCTCGTCTGTCTGGAGCGTCTCATCGCCGTCTGGCTGCCTATGAGAGCTCACACCATCTGCACAAAGCGGAACGCCGTCATCTCCTTGACCGTGGTGCTCGTAACGATCATCACCTTGAACAGCTTCTGGTCTTTCACATCTAGGGTCGTCGGGAACGTCTGCTTGGTCAGCTACACCTATCCGGCAATAGTCCTGAAATCTAAAATATTCGCCTTGACCGGGACACTGGTGTATGCAGGAATCCCCACCGTTCTTCTCTGCATCATGACCCCAGCCATTATTTGTCGCCTGACACTGCAGACCAAATTACGCCGGAAGTTATCGGAAACATCCATCAGCCATCACGCGACCAACAACAAAACCTTTGCCATGCTCCTCAGCGTCATGGTGGCCTACATTGTTCTAGCGACGCCTATCGTCATCTGCATGAACATTGCCCTCATCAAGGGAGAGAATCTGTTTCAGTCGAGAGACCGGACGCTGACCGTGATGCGAGAAATTGCGCAGCCGCTGGAGCTGTTGAACTACTCGATAAACTTCCTCCTGTACGTGGCCTGCAGCCGAATGTTTCGTGGTCGGGTCGCCGAGATGTTTGGCTGCAAGGTGGCTAGGAATCTCGGGAGACGCTCATCAAGTAGATCTAATTCAGGGTTGGGGCGATGTAACCAGGGCCGTAGCATTAtagaaatttaa